In Naumovozyma dairenensis CBS 421 chromosome 2, complete genome, the following are encoded in one genomic region:
- the SLM1 gene encoding phosphatidylinositol 4,5-bisphosphate-binding protein (similar to Saccharomyces cerevisiae SLM1 (YIL105C) and SLM2 (YNL047C); ancestral locus Anc_2.267) yields MSKHNTMTSTVSDMLSQQQMNLHHLHSLQKHTRSLTSSDYPTSYLQHSGPSSLQQQSYLQQSYIQQQQQQQQQQQQAQVQAQPQVQQNPNVSAAEMLSSTSTDQNTLTNNNFGKRGSVASADINNVAQANNNNNNIPELMVNNESIYPPNSNKPILNNVNINTASNFDVTGNSPNPNQTAGTGSLPNIDSMVGSSSVNRANSTLRQIPERNSLTSTSMQSRMRNSTQRSRANQQQDPRSPLVILIPTSAQPTDILAARFSAWRNIIRSIIVYLTETASIEDEIVRQQLRLSHAVQFPFFAIENQHQPTTNDEKATQKFFLPLGNGSIQDLPTILNQYHESMASSASKASRDLSNEIIPRLEDLRRDLLIKIKEIKSLQSDFKNSCAKELQQTKQDMRHFWDSLKDVRYNNVPRQDPYLTKIILDKQIKKQITEENFLHEAFNNLETSGAELEKVVVMEIQNALTNYARLLGQQSQLVFDILISKLDIGLFNMDPQFEWDNFISRDPNFLLPNLPMRSFKEIVYRSQFDPLTYQIRSGFLERRSKFLKSYSRGYYVLTPSFLHEFKTADRKKDLVPVMSLALNECSVTEHSNKKVQQEAKFILHAKQNGLIHKGHNWVFKTDSYDTMMQWFEDIRLLTSTSNLQEKLKFVKNRLNLDDDGKPMSATKDEVPLNNENAA; encoded by the coding sequence ATGTCGAAACATAACACGATGACATCAACGGTCTCTGACATGTTgtcacaacaacaaatgaatttaCACCACTTGCATAGTTTGCAGAAACATACCAGGAGTCTGACGTCTTCAGACTATCCCACCTCCTATCTACAACATAGTGGACCATCATCATTGCAACAACAATCATATTTGCAGCAGTCCTATAtacaacagcaacaacaacaacaacaacaacaacaacaagcGCAAGTGCAAGCACAACCACAAGTACAACAAAACCCGAATGTCAGTGCCGCAGAAATGTTATCATCCACATCCACTGATCAAAACACGttaacaaataataatttcggGAAAAGAGGAAGTGTAGCCTCCGCTGACATCAATAACGTAGCACAagctaataataataataataatattccagAATTGATGGTAAACAATGAATCCATTTATCCTCCAAATAGTAATAAACCAATTCTCAATAACGTCAATATAAACACAGCCTCTAATTTTGATGTTACAGGTAATAGTCCAAATCCTAATCAAACCGCTGGTACCGGTAGTCTTCCAAATATTGATTCCATGGTAGGTTCATCGTCTGTAAACCGTGCAAATTCTACTTTAAGACAAATACCAGAACGTAACTCGTTAACAAGCACTTCTATGCAATCCCGAATGAGGAATTCCACTCAACGTTCTAGAGCGAATCAACAACAGGATCCGAGATCTCCATTGGTTATCCTAATCCCAACATCAGCTCAACCAACTGACATCCTAGCAGCAAGATTCTCAGCTTGGAGAAACATTATCAGGTCAATAATTGTTTATCTAACAGAAACAGCATCCATTGAAGATGAGATCGTAAGGCAACAGTTAAGATTATCTCATGCTGTTCAATTCCCATTTTTCGCCATTGaaaatcaacatcaacCTACCactaatgatgaaaagGCTACTCAAAAATTCTTTCTGCCGTTAGGTAATGGATCCATTCAAGATTTGCCCACTATATTAAACCAATATCATGAATCCATGGCATCCAGTGCTTCAAAGGCTTCAAGAGATTTatctaatgaaattatCCCAAGACTAGAAGACTTAAGAAGAGATCTTTTGATTaagattaaagaaattaaatcGTTACAATctgatttcaaaaattcatGTGCGAAAGAGTTACAACAAACAAAGCAAGATATGAGACATTTTTGGgattctttgaaagatgtTCGCTATAATAATGTACCAAGGCAAGATCCTTATTTAACCAAAATCATATTagataaacaaattaaaaagCAAATCACTGAGGAAAATTTCCTGCATGAAgcttttaataatttagaaactTCAGGCGcagaattggaaaaagtCGTCGTTATGGAAATTCAAAATGCATTAACTAATTATGCAAGATTATTAGGACAACAATCACAATTGGTTTTCGATATATTAATCTCCAAATTAGATATTGGTCTATTCAACATGGACCCTCAATTTGAATGGGACAATTTTATATCCAGAGATCCAAACTTTTTATTACCCAATTTACCAATGAGAAGCTTCAAAGAAATTGTATATAGATCACAATTTGATCCACTAACGTACCAAATTAGATCAGGGTTCTTAGAAAGACGTtctaaatttttgaaatcgTATTCAAGAGGTTATTACGTCTTGACTCCAAGTTTCCTGCATGAATTTAAAACTGCAGATAGAAAGAAAGATCTAGTACCTGTAATGTCACTAGCATTAAATGAATGTAGCGTCACTGAACATTCTAACAAGAAGGTTCAACAAGAAGCCAAATTTATTCTACACGCAAAACAAAATGGTCTAATACATAAGGGTCATAATTGGGTTTTTAAGACGGATTCCTATGATACTATGATGCAGTGGTTTGAAGATATTAGGTTGTTGACTTCCACTTCAAATTTACAAGAAAAGTTAAAGTTTGTTAAAAATCGTTTGAACTTGGACGATGATGGAAAACCAATGTCTGCTACCAAAGATGAGGTacctttaaataatgaaaatgcagcttga